The window GCTGCACTTCGATTTGTGGGTGCCAAACTTCGGCGTGCAGGAATACATGGGCTATTCCGAGCAAATGCTCGAGGTGTTCCCGCACAGCTGGACGTTCGACGACGGCTATATGCATCCGGGCGAAAAGCCGGGCATCGGCATCGAGTTCGATGAGAAGCTGGCGGCCCGTTACCCGTATGAACCGGCCTACCTGCCGGTCGCGCGTCTGGAGGATGGCACCTTATGGAACTGGTAAACACCATGCGCAGCGTCGTGATCGAACAGCCCGGGCGCCTGGCGATCCAGACGCGCGCGCTGCCGCAACCGGCGGCCGGCGAAGTGCGGGTCAAGGTGAAATTCGCCGGCATCTGCGGCTCCGACGTCCATATCTATCACGGCCATAACCCGTTCGCCCGCTACCCGCGGGTGATCGGCCACGAGTTCTTCGGCCTGATCGATGCGCTGGGCGAAGGCGTCGATCCGGCGCGCCTCGGCGAACGCGTCTCGGTAGACCCGGTGGTGAGCTGCGGCCACTGCTATCCCTGTTCGGTCGGCCGCCCCAACGTCTGCACCTCGCTGCAGGTGATCGGCGTGCACTGCGACGGCGGCTTCAGCGACTACGCCTGCGTACCGGCGCGCAATGCCCACCCGGTTCCGCCGGCCATCAGCGATCGCCACGCCGCGATGATCGAACCCTTCAGCATCGCCGCCAACATTACCGCCCATCTGCAACCGCGCCCCGACGACATCGCGCTGATCTACGGCGCCGGGCCGATGGGGCTCACGGTGATCCAGACGCTGAAAGGGGTGTATGGCGTCAAGCAGGTATGGGTCGTCGATCGCATCGCCGAGCGGCTGGACATGGCGCGCGCCAACGGCGCCGACGAAACATTCAACAACGCCGAGGCCGCATTGCCGCAGGCGCTGCAGCAGCGCGGCGTTCAGCCGACGCTGATCGTCGATGCCGCTTGCCACCCCGCCATTTTACCGGAAGCGATCGCGCTGGCTTCGCCGGCGGCGCGCATCGGCATCATGGGCTTTTCCGGCGACGCCTGCACCCTGACCCAGCAGAGCATCACCAGCAAGGAGCTGTCGATCTTCTCTTCGCGCCTGAACAGCGCGCGCTTCCCGCAGGTGATCGCCTGGATGGCGGACGGCAAGCTGGACCCGCAGCGGCTGCTCACCCACTGCGTGCCCGCCGACGACGTCGAACGGGCGATGCAGATGTTCGAGCGGGATCAGCGCACCTGCTGCAAGGTGCTGCTGCAGTTCGAGTAACGCCAAGGCGGCATCGGGGCATGGGGCGGCGCCCGCCGCCCGTGCAAACAACGAAGCATCACGATTAAAACGACACCCAGTGGAGTGCTTTATGTTTAAAAACCTGCGTTGGACCATCGTGTTCCTGCTGTTCATGGTCTACATGATCAACTACCTCGATCGCGTGGCGCTGTCGATCACCGTGCCGATGATCGAACAGGATCTGATGCTGAACGCCGAACAGTTCGGTCTGATCTTCGGCAGCTTCTTCTTCGGCTACGCCATTTTCAACTTCGTCGGCGGGCTGGCGGTCGACCGCTTCGGCCCGACGCTGGTGCTGGGCGTGGCGGTCGGCCTGTGGTCCATCTTCTGCGGCATGACGGCGATCGCCACCGGTTTTTACTCAATGCTGATCCTGCGCGTCCTGTTCGGCATGGCCGAAGGGCCGATCTGCGCCTCGGCCAACAAGATGATTAACGGCTGGTTCCCGAA of the Serratia marcescens subsp. marcescens ATCC 13880 genome contains:
- a CDS encoding Zn-dependent oxidoreductase, translating into MRSVVIEQPGRLAIQTRALPQPAAGEVRVKVKFAGICGSDVHIYHGHNPFARYPRVIGHEFFGLIDALGEGVDPARLGERVSVDPVVSCGHCYPCSVGRPNVCTSLQVIGVHCDGGFSDYACVPARNAHPVPPAISDRHAAMIEPFSIAANITAHLQPRPDDIALIYGAGPMGLTVIQTLKGVYGVKQVWVVDRIAERLDMARANGADETFNNAEAALPQALQQRGVQPTLIVDAACHPAILPEAIALASPAARIGIMGFSGDACTLTQQSITSKELSIFSSRLNSARFPQVIAWMADGKLDPQRLLTHCVPADDVERAMQMFERDQRTCCKVLLQFE